A genomic segment from Pollutimonas thiosulfatoxidans encodes:
- a CDS encoding Ppx/GppA phosphatase family protein, whose amino-acid sequence MDHLLAAVDLGSNSFRLSIGRVVQQDGIAQIYAIDRLKESVRLAAGLGDDKIIDEEAIERAITVLKRFGERLSGFHPNRVRAVATNTFRVAKNVSEFLPRVEAALGFPVEVISGREEARLIFSGITNELPPSEHRRLMIDIGGGSTEVIIGKGFQPLHLSSLYMGCVSFTRKFFPDGVITASRMQQAELAARRELEAISRVYRRTGWQEAYGSSGTAKGLLAVLLEGGMSRKGITLEGLEKLKAKLIHDGQVVMGELPGLKHDRSLVLSGGLAIMIAAFKELNIKVMAPGEGALRVGVLYDLLGRDSAHDKRHETVRQFIKRYHVDVRQCERVKQVALSLFSQLELYDPTEKQELERTLGWAADLHEVGISITHAQYHKHSAYILEHADMPGFSNDDQELLALIVLGHQGKVSKLSLHDPTRGRWLTLLCLRLAVLLCRRREDQKSLPISLAANGKGIKMHVNKAWLDDHALSEYSLRAEQKEWRKAGIDLELIET is encoded by the coding sequence ATGGATCATCTACTGGCTGCGGTCGACCTGGGCTCTAACAGCTTCCGGCTTTCGATCGGGCGGGTCGTGCAACAAGACGGCATCGCGCAAATCTACGCCATAGACCGCCTCAAAGAGTCCGTGCGCCTGGCTGCGGGCCTGGGCGACGACAAGATCATCGATGAAGAAGCCATAGAGCGGGCCATCACTGTGCTCAAGCGCTTCGGCGAGCGGCTCAGCGGCTTCCATCCCAATCGGGTACGGGCAGTGGCGACCAACACCTTTCGCGTCGCGAAGAACGTGTCGGAATTTCTGCCGCGTGTCGAAGCTGCGCTGGGCTTTCCGGTCGAGGTCATCTCGGGCCGTGAGGAAGCCCGCCTGATCTTCTCGGGTATCACGAACGAGCTGCCTCCTTCAGAACATCGGCGGCTCATGATAGACATCGGAGGTGGTTCCACCGAGGTGATCATCGGCAAAGGCTTCCAGCCCCTGCATCTGTCCTCCTTGTATATGGGCTGCGTCAGCTTTACGCGGAAGTTCTTCCCCGACGGCGTCATCACGGCGTCGCGCATGCAGCAGGCGGAACTGGCGGCAAGGCGCGAACTGGAAGCCATATCGCGCGTCTATCGCCGTACCGGCTGGCAAGAGGCCTATGGCTCTTCCGGCACAGCCAAGGGACTGCTGGCGGTATTGCTGGAAGGCGGGATGTCGCGTAAGGGCATCACCCTGGAAGGGCTGGAAAAGCTCAAAGCCAAGCTTATCCATGACGGCCAAGTCGTCATGGGCGAGCTTCCGGGCCTGAAACACGATCGCTCGTTGGTGTTAAGCGGCGGCCTGGCCATCATGATCGCCGCGTTCAAGGAACTGAACATCAAAGTGATGGCGCCCGGTGAAGGCGCTTTGCGGGTAGGCGTGCTGTATGACCTGCTGGGCCGCGACTCTGCACACGACAAGCGCCACGAGACCGTACGCCAGTTCATCAAACGCTATCATGTGGATGTGCGCCAATGCGAGCGCGTGAAGCAGGTTGCCCTGAGCCTGTTTTCTCAACTCGAACTCTACGATCCAACCGAGAAGCAAGAGCTGGAGCGCACGCTTGGATGGGCGGCCGACCTGCATGAAGTCGGCATCAGTATTACGCATGCGCAGTATCACAAGCATAGCGCCTACATTCTCGAACACGCCGATATGCCCGGGTTTTCAAACGACGACCAAGAGCTACTGGCGCTGATCGTGCTGGGCCATCAGGGTAAGGTCAGCAAGCTGTCACTGCATGATCCAACGCGCGGCCGCTGGCTTACTTTGCTGTGCCTGCGCCTTGCCGTCCTGCTATGCCGGCGACGCGAAGATCAGAAGTCGCTGCCGATCTCGCTTGCCGCCAACGGAAAAGGCATAAAAATGCACGTAAACAAAGCCTGGCTGGACGACCATGCCTTGTCAGAGTATTCGCTGCGGGCCGAACAGAAGGAATGGCGCAAGGCCGGCATCGATCTCGAACTGATCGAGACCTGA
- the pstC gene encoding phosphate ABC transporter permease subunit PstC gives MKNNRNALMDAVFKNLTRSFAFLVFILLGAITVSLLYGSRESIAEYGIAFLWTNNWDPVQNIYGALVPITGTLLTSFIALVIAVPVSFGIAMFLTELSPVWLRRPLGTAIEMLAAIPSIIYGMWGLFVFVPIFQQYIQPYVIDFFEGVPVLEQVFAGPPFGIGVFTAGLILSIMVIPFITAVMRDVFELVPPLLKESAYGLGSTTWEVVWKVVLPYTRSGVIGGIMLGLGRALGETMAVTFVIGNAFNLPASVFSPSNSIASALANEFNEAGGMQKSALLELGLILFLITTVVLALSKLLLLRLAKAEGTH, from the coding sequence ATGAAAAATAATCGGAACGCGCTCATGGACGCCGTGTTCAAGAACCTGACTCGAAGTTTCGCGTTTCTGGTTTTTATTCTGCTCGGCGCCATCACCGTATCGCTGTTGTACGGCAGCCGCGAGTCCATTGCCGAGTACGGTATCGCGTTTCTCTGGACCAACAACTGGGATCCAGTCCAGAACATCTACGGTGCACTGGTGCCTATCACCGGCACTTTGCTGACTTCCTTCATTGCGTTGGTCATTGCCGTGCCGGTGTCTTTCGGGATCGCGATGTTCCTGACCGAGTTGTCGCCCGTGTGGCTGCGCCGCCCGCTGGGCACGGCCATCGAAATGCTCGCGGCCATCCCGTCCATCATTTATGGCATGTGGGGGCTGTTTGTCTTCGTGCCGATTTTTCAGCAGTACATACAGCCTTACGTCATTGACTTCTTCGAGGGCGTTCCGGTGCTGGAGCAAGTATTTGCCGGGCCGCCTTTCGGCATCGGTGTCTTCACCGCCGGCCTGATTCTGTCCATTATGGTCATCCCCTTCATTACGGCAGTCATGCGTGATGTATTCGAGCTGGTACCGCCTCTATTGAAAGAGTCGGCATACGGCTTGGGCAGCACAACTTGGGAAGTCGTCTGGAAAGTCGTGCTGCCCTATACCAGAAGCGGCGTGATCGGCGGCATCATGCTCGGTCTGGGCCGCGCGCTGGGCGAGACCATGGCCGTTACCTTCGTGATCGGCAATGCCTTCAACCTGCCGGCGTCGGTTTTTTCGCCATCCAATTCCATTGCGTCCGCGTTGGCGAACGAGTTCAACGAAGCTGGCGGCATGCAAAAGTCTGCCTTGCTTGAACTGGGCCTGATCCTGTTCCTGATCACCACCGTGGTGTTGGCCTTGTCCAAGCTGCTTCTACTTCGCCTGGCGAAAGCCGAGGGCACGCACTAG
- a CDS encoding substrate-binding protein produces the protein MKDINTQKNDTGSTDRRSFLKTGSAVAGGLLVPGAYSATASAQEKKYPKLGNYPEGVAGDTVVAGLTLDLTGPYSAEGAGQKRGFELAAEMINNGDPRIKKISPLTKTGILGKKIVLAIGDAETKPNSAVQAATRFIRQDKAMMISGSVSSSVAIALQNTCERAKTLYFPVISGSSDTTGKDCRRYGFRLCHHAYTASKAIAPVLAEAYGKNMKAIYLVPDYNYGHSIHDHMREFTEAQGWTTIDNPQIHPLGATDYSAYLLNVANSGADILINLDYGADAVNSAKQAHQFGVLKNMKMCVPYMPAYMLEEVGPEIMEGVHGTMVFWWTQMEKNEIAKDFVEAYEAKFGAKPRDPEHNAYMTMVLWADAIERAGTFYPAAVVEALEDGINHKRPYTMGGEVYFRAEDHDGAADFAVVRGKKPSEIKNKDDLVDIVAIASGVDTLPPIGYAGCKMAPAA, from the coding sequence GTGAAAGACATCAACACACAAAAAAATGATACCGGCTCGACGGATCGTCGTAGCTTCCTGAAGACCGGCTCGGCCGTCGCAGGGGGCCTGCTGGTTCCGGGCGCGTACAGCGCTACAGCGTCAGCACAGGAGAAAAAATACCCCAAACTGGGCAACTACCCTGAAGGCGTAGCAGGCGATACCGTCGTAGCCGGCCTCACCCTGGATCTTACCGGCCCCTACTCGGCTGAAGGCGCAGGACAGAAGCGCGGCTTCGAATTGGCGGCAGAGATGATCAACAATGGCGATCCACGCATCAAGAAGATATCGCCGCTGACCAAAACAGGCATTCTGGGCAAGAAAATTGTGCTCGCCATCGGCGACGCCGAAACCAAGCCCAACAGCGCCGTGCAAGCCGCAACGCGTTTCATCCGCCAGGACAAGGCCATGATGATCTCCGGCAGCGTCAGCAGCTCGGTAGCCATCGCCTTGCAAAACACCTGCGAGCGCGCCAAGACGCTTTACTTCCCCGTCATCAGCGGCTCCAGCGATACCACCGGGAAAGACTGCCGTCGCTACGGCTTCCGTCTTTGCCATCACGCCTACACGGCATCCAAGGCCATCGCACCTGTGCTGGCTGAAGCCTACGGCAAGAACATGAAGGCCATCTACCTGGTTCCTGACTACAACTATGGCCACTCCATTCATGACCACATGCGCGAGTTCACCGAAGCGCAGGGCTGGACCACCATCGACAACCCGCAGATCCACCCACTGGGCGCCACCGACTACAGTGCCTATCTGCTCAACGTCGCCAACAGCGGCGCCGACATCCTGATCAACCTGGATTACGGTGCAGACGCGGTCAACTCGGCCAAGCAGGCTCACCAGTTCGGCGTACTCAAGAACATGAAGATGTGCGTGCCCTACATGCCCGCCTACATGCTTGAAGAAGTCGGCCCGGAAATCATGGAAGGTGTGCACGGCACCATGGTGTTCTGGTGGACCCAGATGGAGAAAAACGAAATCGCCAAGGACTTCGTAGAAGCCTATGAAGCCAAGTTTGGTGCCAAGCCTCGCGACCCCGAGCACAATGCCTACATGACCATGGTGCTTTGGGCTGATGCGATCGAACGTGCAGGCACTTTCTATCCGGCAGCAGTGGTGGAAGCCCTCGAAGACGGGATCAACCACAAGCGTCCTTACACCATGGGTGGCGAGGTCTACTTCCGCGCAGAAGATCACGACGGCGCAGCCGACTTCGCAGTGGTACGCGGCAAGAAGCCATCCGAGATCAAAAACAAGGACGATCTCGTGGACATCGTTGCGATTGCAAGCGGCGTTGACACACTGCCGCCGATTGGCTATGCCGGCTGCAAGATGGCGCCTGCTGCGTAA
- the pstS gene encoding phosphate ABC transporter substrate-binding protein PstS, whose translation MLKRVLLQVSVGVAMGAAALTTHAADITGAGASFPYPIYAKWADQYNKETGNRVNYQSIGSGGGQQQIIAKTVDFGASDDPMKGDALEKNDLFQFPAIIGGTVPVVNIEGIKPGELKLSGDVIADIFLAKIKKWDDAAIKALNPDLKLPSASIIVVHRSDGSGTTFGWTNYLSKVSPAWKEQVGEGKAVKWPTGQGGKGNEGVAAYVRQLKNSIGYVEYAYAKQNGLSWTQLRNKDGQFVQPTQEAFAAAAANADWNSVPGMGVVLTEEPGAESWPVTSASFILMQKQQDKPETAKEVLAFFDWAFKNGDAMAAELDYVPLPDSVTKQIGEAWKTEIKGTDGSVVWK comes from the coding sequence ATGTTAAAGCGCGTTTTATTACAGGTTTCGGTCGGGGTCGCCATGGGCGCGGCCGCACTGACGACACATGCCGCAGACATCACGGGCGCTGGCGCCTCGTTTCCGTATCCCATCTATGCCAAGTGGGCAGACCAATACAACAAGGAAACCGGTAACCGCGTCAATTACCAGTCCATCGGCTCGGGTGGCGGTCAGCAGCAGATCATTGCCAAGACGGTCGATTTCGGCGCTTCCGATGACCCGATGAAGGGCGATGCACTCGAGAAAAACGACCTGTTCCAGTTCCCGGCCATCATCGGCGGCACGGTGCCTGTGGTCAACATTGAGGGCATCAAGCCTGGCGAACTGAAGTTGTCCGGCGACGTCATCGCCGATATTTTCCTCGCCAAGATCAAGAAATGGGACGACGCTGCCATCAAGGCGCTTAACCCCGACCTGAAACTGCCTTCGGCGTCCATTATTGTGGTTCACCGCTCAGACGGTTCGGGCACCACATTTGGCTGGACCAACTACCTGTCCAAAGTATCGCCAGCCTGGAAAGAGCAGGTCGGTGAAGGCAAGGCTGTAAAATGGCCCACCGGTCAGGGAGGCAAGGGCAACGAAGGCGTCGCCGCCTACGTCCGCCAACTGAAGAACTCTATCGGTTACGTCGAATACGCCTATGCCAAGCAGAACGGCCTGTCATGGACCCAACTGCGCAACAAGGATGGTCAATTTGTGCAGCCTACGCAAGAAGCTTTCGCTGCTGCCGCCGCGAATGCCGACTGGAACAGCGTGCCTGGCATGGGCGTGGTTCTGACGGAAGAGCCGGGTGCAGAATCGTGGCCGGTTACCTCCGCCAGCTTCATCCTGATGCAGAAGCAGCAGGACAAGCCCGAGACAGCCAAGGAAGTGCTGGCGTTTTTCGACTGGGCCTTCAAGAACGGTGACGCCATGGCTGCAGAACTGGACTACGTGCCGCTGCCTGATAGCGTGACCAAGCAAATCGGCGAAGCCTGGAAGACCGAGATCAAAGGCACGGATGGTTCAGTAGTCTGGAAATAA
- a CDS encoding branched-chain amino acid ABC transporter permease has product MSQVFNGLALGVLLSLIAAGLTIIYGTLGVINFAHGALFVVGAYAGFSIFTVTDSFTISIIGGAVAAMLVGLIMERGLIKRFYNRPVEDQILVTFGVSIVIVEIVRAIFGGVGQRVPIPTWGEGVVDMGFVVYPLYRIQILGIAAAALFLCWLVLYRTRLGLIIRSGIEDALMTRLLGINIQRAFLVVFGVGAAAAGFAGVIYGPIVSIVPDMGFRVLIQSFVVVVLGGVGSFPGAILGGLIAGQILSLTSLFNPVYSDVMLFAAMALVLILRPQGLLGVEGRA; this is encoded by the coding sequence ATGTCACAAGTTTTCAATGGTCTCGCGCTGGGGGTGCTGCTCTCCCTCATAGCGGCTGGCCTGACCATTATCTACGGCACGCTTGGCGTGATCAATTTCGCGCACGGCGCGCTGTTCGTAGTGGGCGCCTATGCCGGTTTTTCAATCTTCACGGTTACCGATTCATTCACCATCAGCATTATCGGCGGTGCAGTGGCCGCCATGCTCGTGGGCTTGATCATGGAACGTGGATTGATCAAACGTTTCTATAACCGCCCGGTCGAAGACCAGATACTTGTCACCTTCGGTGTCAGTATCGTTATTGTCGAAATCGTTCGGGCAATATTCGGTGGGGTCGGACAACGTGTACCCATCCCGACCTGGGGCGAAGGCGTTGTCGATATGGGGTTTGTCGTCTACCCCCTGTATCGCATCCAGATCCTGGGCATTGCCGCAGCAGCCTTGTTCCTTTGCTGGCTGGTGCTGTACCGCACGCGTCTGGGCCTGATCATACGATCGGGCATCGAAGACGCGCTCATGACAAGACTGCTGGGGATCAACATCCAGCGGGCCTTCCTGGTGGTATTCGGTGTGGGCGCGGCGGCAGCCGGCTTCGCGGGTGTCATCTACGGGCCTATCGTCTCGATCGTGCCCGACATGGGTTTCCGTGTCCTGATTCAGTCCTTTGTTGTCGTGGTGCTGGGCGGTGTCGGTTCCTTCCCGGGGGCAATACTTGGTGGATTGATTGCGGGCCAGATACTTAGCCTGACTTCGCTGTTCAATCCGGTTTATTCCGACGTCATGCTGTTTGCAGCCATGGCGCTGGTACTTATTTTGCGACCACAAGGTCTGTTGGGTGTGGAGGGCAGAGCATGA
- the pstB gene encoding phosphate ABC transporter ATP-binding protein PstB: protein MQSNPNAERTKLEVKNLNFYYGNYQAIKDVNLSIKENKVTAFIGPSGCGKSTLLRTFNRMFELYPGQRAEGEIILDGENLLSSRMDISLIRAKVGMVFQKPTPFPMSIYDNIAFGVRLFERLSKGEMDERVEWALTKAALWNEVKDKLAQSGNGLSGGQQQRLCIARGIAIKPEIMLLDEPCSALDPISTAKIEELIAELKSDYTVVIVTHNMQQAARCSDYTAYMYLGELMEFGETDQVFVKPARKETEDYITGRFG, encoded by the coding sequence ATGCAATCAAACCCCAACGCCGAACGCACCAAGCTCGAAGTCAAGAACCTGAACTTCTACTATGGCAACTACCAGGCCATCAAGGACGTCAACCTGTCCATCAAGGAGAACAAGGTCACGGCATTCATCGGGCCATCAGGTTGCGGAAAGTCCACCTTGTTGCGCACCTTCAATCGCATGTTCGAGCTTTATCCCGGACAGCGCGCCGAGGGTGAGATCATCCTGGACGGCGAGAACCTGCTGTCGTCGCGCATGGATATCTCATTGATACGCGCCAAAGTGGGCATGGTGTTCCAGAAACCCACGCCTTTTCCCATGAGCATCTACGACAACATTGCATTTGGCGTCCGGCTGTTCGAAAGGCTCAGCAAGGGTGAGATGGACGAACGCGTCGAGTGGGCCCTGACCAAGGCGGCGCTCTGGAACGAAGTCAAAGACAAACTTGCTCAAAGCGGCAACGGGCTGTCGGGCGGCCAGCAACAGCGCTTATGCATAGCGCGCGGTATTGCCATCAAACCGGAAATCATGCTGCTGGACGAGCCGTGTTCGGCGCTGGATCCTATTTCCACGGCAAAAATCGAAGAGCTGATAGCCGAACTGAAGTCCGACTACACCGTGGTGATCGTGACCCACAACATGCAGCAGGCGGCGCGGTGCTCCGACTACACGGCATACATGTATTTGGGCGAACTCATGGAGTTCGGCGAGACCGACCAGGTGTTCGTCAAACCCGCAAGAAAAGAGACCGAAGACTACATCACGGGCCGCTTCGGTTAA
- the pstA gene encoding phosphate ABC transporter permease PstA yields the protein MFSSDSIVNLSNPVYRRRQRFNTLMLTLSAATVIFGLFWLSWIILTLFVKGGSALSLTLLTQSTPPPGADGGLLNAIIGSVMMAAVATLIGTPIGVLAGTYLAEYGQRGWLAPATRFLNDVLLSAPSIVIGLFIYATYVAQVGHYSGWAGALALAILVIPVVVRATDNMLLLVPNSLREAAAALGCPQWRVIMFISYRAARSGIITGVLLAVARISGETAPLLFTALNNQFMSLNMNAPIANLPVVIFQYAASPFEDWNRLAWAGAVLITLLVLGINIAARSLFRK from the coding sequence ATGTTCTCTTCCGACTCCATCGTCAACCTGTCCAACCCCGTATACCGGCGGCGGCAGCGCTTCAATACGCTGATGCTGACCCTGTCGGCGGCCACTGTCATTTTCGGCCTGTTCTGGCTCAGCTGGATCATACTGACGCTTTTCGTCAAAGGTGGCTCGGCCCTGTCATTGACACTGCTGACGCAAAGCACGCCCCCGCCCGGTGCCGATGGCGGCTTGCTCAATGCCATCATAGGCAGTGTGATGATGGCCGCGGTGGCGACGCTTATTGGTACCCCCATAGGGGTATTGGCGGGCACCTACTTGGCCGAGTATGGCCAGCGAGGCTGGCTGGCGCCGGCAACGCGCTTCCTTAACGACGTGTTGCTCTCGGCGCCGTCCATCGTCATCGGCCTGTTCATTTATGCCACCTATGTGGCGCAGGTCGGCCATTATTCCGGCTGGGCTGGTGCGCTGGCGCTTGCCATTCTGGTGATCCCCGTGGTGGTGCGCGCCACCGACAATATGCTCCTGCTGGTGCCGAACAGCCTGCGCGAGGCGGCGGCCGCCCTGGGTTGCCCGCAGTGGCGCGTTATCATGTTCATCAGTTATCGTGCAGCACGGTCCGGCATCATTACCGGTGTCCTGCTGGCCGTTGCGCGTATTTCCGGTGAGACAGCACCGCTGCTGTTTACCGCTTTGAACAATCAATTCATGTCCTTGAACATGAATGCCCCGATCGCCAATCTTCCGGTCGTCATCTTCCAGTACGCTGCCAGCCCCTTCGAGGACTGGAATCGGCTGGCATGGGCGGGCGCCGTTTTGATCACACTGCTAGTACTGGGCATCAACATCGCCGCTCGCAGCCTCTTTCGAAAATAA
- a CDS encoding GNAT family N-acetyltransferase, with amino-acid sequence MLELAANQPRKGPGPHLTWEAPPGTGLVLTLARSHQDLEAIQRLRYDVFTEEMGAVFPDGSNGLDADRYDPWCEHFLVKEQPSGRVVGTYRLLTPANARKAGAYYAESEFDLSGLGSIQENIVEVGRACTHPDYRNGSVIMLLWSGLARKVEQLGCRYVLGCASVSLRDDGATAAKVWRSSSAAMPACHLPRVTPLHRYPVERLDSMLPARTPALIKGYLKLGATICGEPAWDPDFNTADFPVLLDMQKMDARYRRHFGLAPVAVAA; translated from the coding sequence ATGCTAGAGCTTGCAGCCAACCAGCCTCGAAAGGGGCCGGGCCCACACCTTACCTGGGAAGCCCCGCCGGGCACCGGTCTTGTACTGACGCTGGCGCGCAGCCATCAAGACCTCGAGGCAATTCAACGTTTGCGTTACGACGTCTTTACCGAAGAAATGGGCGCGGTCTTTCCGGATGGCAGCAATGGTCTGGACGCCGACCGCTACGACCCCTGGTGTGAACACTTCCTGGTAAAAGAGCAGCCCAGTGGCCGGGTCGTGGGTACTTACCGGCTGTTGACCCCGGCCAATGCGCGCAAGGCGGGTGCCTACTACGCCGAGTCAGAGTTCGATCTGTCGGGGTTGGGGTCCATTCAAGAAAATATTGTGGAAGTCGGCAGGGCGTGCACGCATCCCGACTACCGCAACGGTTCAGTCATCATGCTGCTTTGGTCGGGCCTCGCCAGAAAGGTGGAACAACTGGGCTGCAGGTATGTGTTGGGCTGTGCCAGTGTCAGTTTGCGCGATGACGGCGCCACCGCTGCCAAGGTCTGGCGTTCCAGTTCGGCAGCCATGCCCGCATGCCATTTACCGCGCGTTACGCCTCTACACCGATACCCGGTAGAGCGCCTGGACAGCATGTTGCCCGCGCGTACCCCGGCACTGATCAAGGGCTATCTGAAGCTGGGCGCCACGATTTGCGGCGAGCCGGCATGGGACCCGGACTTCAATACCGCAGACTTTCCAGTGCTGCTGGATATGCAGAAAATGGATGCACGCTATCGGCGACATTTTGGACTCGCACCGGTCGCCGTCGCTGCGTAA
- the ppk1 gene encoding polyphosphate kinase 1 codes for MLPSPTDPTLLNRELSLLKFNERVLAMAQNPSTPLLEQLRYLCIVSSNLDEFFEIRISSLKEQQRQTPALVGPDGYTPGEAFERVQAAAHLLVEQQNVVLTDHVLPRLEAEGIALLEPANWSDALRDWAYAGFQSDVMPMLTPIGLDPAHPFPRVYNKSLNFIVALSGQDAFGRSASIAIVQAPRALPRVIKIPPEISGIPHGYLLLTALISAFVGDLFPGLDVKGVYQWRVTRNSDLFVDEEEITNLRHALQGELSQRNFGAAVRLEIDEDMPTDLEVFLQQEFLLQPQDTYRVSGPVNLSRLMQLCNVVGRPELLFPDHRPEIPPPFDAVSDSPDALFGAIAQQDRLLHHPYQSFQPVLNFLTAAAMDPSVVAIKQTIYRTGEDSELMRLLLAAAKAGKEVTVIVELMARFDEQTNINWAARLEEVGAHVSYGVVGHKTHAKMALVLRREKGHIRRYGHLGTGNYHPRTARLYTDFGLLTADQKLCEDMDKVFSLLTGLGARRPLKLLLQSPFTLHETMLALIRNEVVNAKAGKKARIMAKMNSLLEPIIIEALYRASQAGVKIDLIVRGACALRAGVLGLSENIRVRSIIGRFLEHSRVFYFYNDGAENLYLSSADWMDRNFFRRVEISFPILDKALKKRVIDEAFTYALRDNQLAWRALPDGCYVKVKNSSKPFSLQDHLTR; via the coding sequence ATGCTTCCTTCCCCGACCGACCCGACCTTGCTTAATCGCGAGTTGTCGCTGCTCAAGTTTAACGAGCGTGTGCTGGCCATGGCCCAGAACCCGTCCACGCCCCTGCTAGAGCAACTGCGTTACCTGTGCATAGTCAGCTCCAACCTGGACGAGTTCTTCGAGATCCGTATTTCGAGCCTGAAAGAGCAGCAGCGCCAGACGCCCGCGCTGGTGGGGCCGGACGGCTACACCCCGGGCGAGGCCTTCGAACGCGTGCAGGCTGCAGCGCATTTGTTGGTGGAACAGCAAAATGTGGTGCTGACCGACCATGTCTTGCCGCGCCTCGAGGCCGAAGGCATCGCCTTGCTTGAGCCTGCCAACTGGAGCGACGCGCTGCGCGATTGGGCCTACGCCGGCTTCCAGAGCGATGTCATGCCCATGCTCACGCCGATAGGGCTGGATCCCGCCCATCCCTTCCCCCGGGTATACAACAAAAGCCTGAATTTCATCGTGGCCCTGTCCGGGCAGGACGCCTTTGGTCGCAGCGCCTCCATCGCCATCGTGCAGGCGCCGCGGGCCTTGCCGCGCGTCATCAAGATCCCGCCCGAAATCTCGGGCATACCTCATGGTTATTTATTGCTCACGGCACTGATCAGTGCCTTTGTCGGCGATCTTTTCCCCGGTTTGGACGTCAAGGGGGTTTATCAGTGGCGCGTCACACGCAATAGCGACTTGTTCGTGGACGAAGAAGAAATCACCAATCTGCGCCACGCCCTGCAAGGGGAGCTGTCGCAGCGCAATTTCGGCGCGGCGGTGCGGCTCGAGATCGACGAAGACATGCCGACCGACCTGGAAGTCTTCCTGCAGCAGGAATTCCTGTTGCAGCCACAGGACACCTACCGCGTCAGCGGGCCGGTCAATTTGTCGCGCCTGATGCAGCTTTGCAATGTCGTTGGGCGGCCCGAGCTCTTGTTCCCTGACCATAGACCGGAAATTCCGCCGCCTTTCGATGCGGTGTCCGACAGTCCTGACGCCTTGTTCGGCGCCATTGCACAGCAGGACCGCTTGCTGCACCATCCGTATCAGTCCTTCCAGCCGGTACTGAACTTCCTGACGGCAGCCGCCATGGATCCGTCGGTCGTTGCCATCAAGCAAACCATTTATCGCACCGGCGAAGATTCCGAACTGATGCGCTTGCTGCTTGCAGCCGCCAAGGCCGGCAAGGAAGTTACCGTGATCGTCGAACTGATGGCGCGCTTTGACGAGCAGACCAATATCAATTGGGCCGCAAGGCTGGAAGAAGTCGGCGCCCATGTCAGTTACGGCGTGGTGGGCCACAAGACCCACGCCAAGATGGCCCTGGTGCTGCGGCGCGAGAAAGGCCACATCCGGCGCTATGGGCACTTGGGTACCGGCAATTATCACCCTCGCACGGCGCGCCTGTATACCGACTTCGGCTTGCTTACCGCCGACCAGAAGCTGTGCGAAGACATGGATAAGGTGTTCTCGCTGCTTACCGGTCTGGGGGCGCGTCGCCCCTTGAAGCTGCTGCTGCAGTCGCCCTTTACCTTGCACGAGACCATGCTGGCGCTAATACGCAACGAAGTGGTCAACGCCAAGGCGGGCAAGAAGGCGCGCATCATGGCCAAGATGAATTCCTTGCTGGAGCCCATCATTATCGAGGCGCTCTATCGAGCCAGCCAGGCTGGCGTGAAAATTGATCTGATCGTGCGAGGCGCCTGTGCCCTGCGTGCCGGCGTACTGGGCTTGTCCGAGAACATCAGGGTGCGCTCGATTATCGGGCGCTTCCTGGAGCATTCGCGGGTTTTTTACTTTTATAACGATGGTGCCGAGAACCTGTATTTGTCATCGGCCGACTGGATGGACCGCAACTTCTTCCGCCGGGTGGAGATCAGTTTCCCCATTCTGGATAAAGCGCTTAAAAAGCGTGTGATCGACGAGGCTTTCACCTATGCCTTACGCGATAACCAGCTCGCGTGGCGGGCTTTGCCCGACGGGTGTTATGTGAAAGTAAAAAACAGCAGCAAGCCGTTCAGCCTGCAGGATCATCTGACGCGATAG